A window of Glycine soja cultivar W05 chromosome 2, ASM419377v2, whole genome shotgun sequence genomic DNA:
ACTTGTTGAACACTTCTTCCATCCTCTCAAGTGCTTCTTCCATTCCCACAAAGTGTGGCTTCTTTGCCTCATCATCTTGATCAGCTGCTTCAGCCAATAGAGCATTCCGCATGGACGTATACCACTACTCCAAGACTAAAGATTAGtacttattcaataaaaaacacACGAAAGCTTATAGCCTCTATAAGTTGGAAGTGTTGCCGCATCCAACACCGACATACCCTAGCATTTGTTTCATACTTCTTATTAGGTATATAACTTATACatttgaaaaaacattttttggttaattttaaaaaataaatatatcatcaatttagatattttattatatgttattattttattagaatctctttgtttatttgtatgtGGTGTCCGTATCATAGACATTAAGACATTAGTTTGTCGAAGTGTTTGTGTTAGAATTTGTGCTTCATAGCTTATAACTAACTTTTGATGATAATTAAGCTGTTCATgcaacttaataaaaaaaacttcttgAAAAGGCCACACCGCCGCAGGTAACTTAGCGAAACACATTACTTACATGAGTTCAATTaagttacatatataaattattgagaAATGATACCGTACCACTGTAAATTAAGAAGTTCGGGTATAGTTGAATTTTATAACATCTATTATTTCTTCTCTACCCATTCATTTGCCTCCATATTTCAAAGTAATAAACTCAACTCATATATTCTTGCCTTCTTTCTTTATTTCACATTAACCCGCACATCAATCCAGCACCAGCGAATTGAGTTTGAGTTTGAGTTGTGTAAATTACATTTGAGGCTTGCAGCTAACAATTAACATGAATTTTGTCATTGGTACGTCTACAAATTCTATAAACTCTTCTCAGTAATAATATTATGCCTCCTTATCATTCGTTTAGCTCAAactatatttacatataagttCTAACTTCTAAAATTCTAAATATACTGTATATGAACGCAGCAGCTAAACACAGCTTGCTCAAAACGACTAAGTGTGGAACTTCCTAGCTTCGGAGTCCAGAATTCTAGAAAAGTTAAAGCACTGTGGAACTCATagattcttgcttttattattattattatttcacatTAACCCGCGCATCAACTCAGTGAATTGAGATTTGAGTTGCCCAAATTATATCTGAGGCTTGCAGTTGGTGGATTGATGCGCGGATTAATGACACAAAGAAATAAGGAAAGAATCTAAGTTgagtttatgtttttgaaatatgGAGGCAAAGAATGGGCCGAGAAGAAATAATAGATGTTATAAAATTCAGCTGTACCAAAACGGCAAAACCCCCTTAATTTATGGGTACGTTCTCTAAGTTATTTCTAAGTTAgttagtaaaagtaaaaataagaaaaccaaaAACCAAAATCCAAAATCCAAAATCAAAGGGGTTTAGTTTAGATGGTAAAACTCTGGTACCTTCTTCGATTTTTAgcgatgaaaaaaaaatcaaaaccaaaaggaatatatataaataccttGTCATCGATGTAAACAACCCAAAATCGGGCAATAGCTCGGTCATAAGCATTTTATGGAAGGAGGGAGGGAGCATTGTTGAACCAAACCTCATCAATGTACTCAACTATGATTGCAGATTCACATATAACTTTATCTCCATGGAAGAAAACTGGGATTTTCTTGTGCACAGGGTTGGACTTAAGAAGCAACTCACTTTTGGGATTTAAGGTCTCTTCAACAACCTCATAATCTAAACCCTTAAGGTTAAGGGCAATCTGCACCCTCAGGGCAAATGGACTGAACCAAGCACCCAAAAGCCACAAGTCATTTTTAGCCATATAAAAGATCAAAATGCACTGTGTTACTTAAAAGGAAATGATGCATTTTATGTATGTGAAAGAAAGTGAGATAACATTGTGGGATGTATCAGATAAGAATCAACTTACAAGTTGAGCAGAGACACGTACAACAGTGCTTGGGACACAGTAATTCAAGTGGGACGGACCAATTAATAATTATACTGCATGCATTGCAAAATGCAAAGAACAAGCCAGAATTGATGtggtcttttgttttttatatgatatatctttctttagattttttttactaggTCTTTAGATCTAGATAATAGGAAAAAATGCGttggttattaattttttattaaaagaattaatttattctatgaactgatttatttttttgttaaatttgaatcGTTTTAAAATACTAGCATAGTCACGCACattaaacataataatattattaatatgaaatgattaattttatttttttaagtcgattcaatcttataaaattgataattttgaagaaataaaagtagaataatttttttatgggcGGCTCAATATTCCAAAAATCATAGAATAATGATGCATGGTTTTTTTTACCCTAGctttgagataaaaaaatagaaaagaaaataagtgaaaATGTAATTAGTAATGTGACTTAGCATGAAGATAGAAACACACAGAAATAAAGGATATAATAAAGGATAGAAGATAAGTATTTGTAACATGAGATATCATTGTTTGACCATATATAATTTACGTCTAATTTGAATTGAgttatatgtaaatttattcAAGAGGATATTTTGATAACATGGTTGTTTGATGGTTAAATAAAGAGTGATTATATTTTGATGAAAATTcagttaataacttttttttttcattttctttatcatattacatcatcaatcaaattaatcatttatttctCGTATTTTTTTCTCTGAAGTTATAGACAATTCAAAATTATccaagaaacatttttttaaataaagaacttaaaaaagagaaattttaaaaatttcagatAACAAATACACTGAAGGCAATATCCTTACATATCTACAGAACACGCAAGGAATGCCAcactttttttgaaaattaccCCACAAGAAGCCGGGCGAGGAGCTCTTTTGGTCGCACCATCCGTGTTGCACTTAATAGAGTTACATTGAGGAGGAAATCAAATCTACTTGAATTATCCCAAAACCTTCCAAAAAGGATGAACTAATCTTTGGCCTTGTCatccaattttttaaatatgcaaaTCTGATCCCGAGGAGACTTAGAAATAGATGATTAAACCATACAGAGTTAGctaaaaagattaattttagaTACTCGCATCTTTAGAGAAGAAAATTCTAAATTGGCCTCTTTTTTTTCGCAATAGGTATGCTTAATGTTTTACCCTTCTTTAGCTTTATCTTGGGTTAGGTTTATGCcctcaagttttattttatttttattttaatcttgcctttttaaataaatttgggTGTGCTGCGTCTTAGCACTCCttattgctatatatatatatatatatatatatatatatatatatataaatgagacATGACCTACAATCAACAGACAGAGACTCAGTTGCTAGCAGAGGCAACCTaaacaaacaaatacaaaagcataattttttttatcccaatTGTTAATTCTCTTCAAGTGAGATTCGGACTCTTCAATTGAAAGGTTACCCTCACaactcaaaagtcaaaaccgAAGACACTCCCCTTTTTCtctactttatttataaaccttttattttaaagttatttttaaaccAACATAAAGTTAGAACAAAGATAGcctacaaggaaaaaaaaaatcacaatttcaAAGCCAAGTAATCTTGCAATTAGTTCCATTTACTTTGCAGCTGCAGCAGCCCATCTTTTCTTAAGACTCTCGGCATACTCAACAAGCTTGTGAGTCTCTGGAAGAACACCCTTCACAGCAGCATCAGCAGAAAACGTTTCAGCCCATTTAGCCAAAGAAGGGTTCTTTGCTTCATCAAACACTTTTCTTCCATTCATCTCTTCTATCACTCTCATCCAACTCCAAAGGCTCCCAAAAACAATGTCAACAATTCCAATTGTATCCCCTCCAAAGTATGTCTTTCCTTCACTGCACTTGTTGAACACTTCTTCCATCCTCTCAAGTGCTTCTTCCATTTCCACAAAGTGTGATTTCTTTGCCTCGTCGTCATCTCCAGCCAGTAGAACACTTTTCAAGGACGTAACCCACTACTCCCAGTAGAAAAAAATACaccaaaaaatattaagtactcatgcaataaaaattaaaatcacatgAAAACTAAGCTTATGGTGATAATTAAGTTTTCATATGCAacttactaaaaaaaacttaggaAAAGAAAGGATCAAGGTACACTTTTAATTTGGATTTTATAATAAGGGTTGGATGGAGTAAATTATTTCTAACATTAGATAGTAGGAATAAgaataagcaaaattaaaaaaggagTGAAGGCACAGAAATATAAATACCTTGTCATCGATGTAAGAAACCCAAAATCGGGCATTAGCTCGATCATATGCATTTTGTGGAAGGATGGAGAGAGCATTGTTGGACCAAACCTCATCTATGTACTCAACTATGATTGCAGATTCACATATGACTTTATCTCCATGGAAGAAAACTGGGATTTTCTTGTGCACAGGGTTGGACTTAAGAAGCAATTCACTTTTGGGATTCAAAGTCTCTTCAACAACCTCATAATCCAAACCCTTGAGGTTAAGGGCAATCTGCACCCTCAGGACAAATGGACTGAACCAAGCACCCAAAAGCCTCAAGTCCCTTTGAGCCATCACTGTTTACTATAACAGGTCAAACACGGAGCAATGCTGTGTTTGTTTTGTTAGGTTACTCAGCAGGAAATGTGGAGTTTTATGTATGGGAAAGGAGGGTGAGATAACATTGTGTGATAAGCATGCTAGAATAAACTATTAGGTAATCCTAAATCATCCATGTATGTATGGAATATTGACCAATTTACAAGAAACATATATTTAGattagttaatttaaaaaaaataaatatatccaGATTAAATCAGTGATAAATTAAACCACGACCACCTAATAATGTTTTCTTGGATATAGGCTACAGCAAATATATTATGCATTGAACGCATCAAATATGTCGATGACAACTGATTAAAGATATTATATAATGATTAGTAatataataatagaaattaaaaaagacaaagaaaattaCACGATGCTGGAATCAAAGTTCTTCTGCAAAAGTCAAAACTACCCAGGACATCGTGAATGTAGGAACCGCCGACGGACGATACTGACTTTAAATGAGTTTTATATGTTCTTTCGTACTATTGTAAttataatgaaaaagaaaaccaGTCCTCAACAGAATTTTATCgtaatgaaaggaaaaaaaaaagtgaagcaaGTGATGAAGTTAGATGCCAATaaagttcttaaaaaaaattagttaataaaaactaaagatgaaggaagcaatGATAATAGATGCCAATTTTTTCAATATTCAGTTTCATATATAGGGTAGTGTTTTACCCAAGGCCTCCCCAATAGTCAATACATGAACCCAAAAAGTTGAAATTCACACAACAGTGGGACACAATAATTCAAGTGGGACAAACTAATAGTACTGCAGTTCAAAGAACAAGCCAGAATTGACGTTATCTTGCTTTTCTTGAACGATTCAATATTTAAAAGCCTTACGAATGCTGTTTTACCAtttgagatgaaaaaaaattataaatataataagtgatatgacttaataagaaaattgaaagacaaagaaataagggataaaaaataagtatttgtaATATATGAGATATAATTGTTTAATCTATAATAAATTACCTCTAATTTGAATTGAGTTATGTAAATTTATTCAAGAGGATAAATATCTTTTGATATatacttttatttgatttttaatttgactcttaataaaaattaaactcctaATCGTTTAGAATTTGATATTCcacatttttttaactcaagaaaattattttgatttttaaatttagactTTCACCTTTGGTATTGCAATGTGTAATTttgatatttctatttttcaatttttttacgtACCTAGCTATTAGAGACGATATGATTGTTTGATGCAcagtgagaattttttttataaagggtATTGTTTTTCGTCACAAAGCTGTATGGTTGTTTTTCGTTctcacactttttttatttacccaaacctacttcatgtaaaaaaaaaaaagacattttaatattacgaagataaaaaatatgctaaaaattttatagaaacaaattttaaatattttcatatttataaggataaaaatcatattttaacatATACTTTTCACATATACTTGATAGAAGTTGTGTGCCACAGGGCAACATTTGTTGGGAAaagaatttttgtttaattggtactctacttttttcttttagtaagTTTCATGACTTTCGGTAGTGGAAATATTTTTGCttctagataaaaaaaaaaaaatatatatatatatatatatatatatatatataagttgtgTATCtttccaaataatattttttagcagAACCATTACTATATTGCGTTTGAACATGATTTTGAATTCTAAATCACAATTTAACTGAAAATGGAATAAAACTCTTTATATGTAAAACTAACCATGCTAGCAGcccatggagaagaagaagggtaGTCTTGCAGAGAAGATGGTGTTTTTGTTCAACAGTATCCTCTTTAAGTTAGTCTGCTGTCAAGAGCTACCTGGCCACAAAACAAATGGATTGAGCCCACTTGAGGGATTTTATTGTAACTGTCCTCAAGAAACCGAATCtcctaaaataaagaaaaaaagtaatacaAATTTGCACCAGCCGGGAATCGAACCCGGGTCTGTACCGTGGCAGGGTACTATTCTACCACTAGACCACTGGTGCTTTTTTGattacatattatttaattaatattataaaaccattgtaataaaaccaaaaacttatgtcttaaaacaaaatttaatttctacatTCAACTAATGCAGACTCTTCCGTTCTGACCTAGAGACTTTTCTGACCCACTTTCATTTTTCCCTTCACCATTTTGGATGTGATTTCTTTGACAACAGATGTCTTGCTCCCCCCTTTGTCCCATAGAGTTTGATATAATGTTATTCATCATTTTGTTATCCAACAAACTAGATTCCTTACTACTATAAAGCAAACAGGTTCGGCTCCTTCACCCACAGTCTAAATTTAAGAGGTTCCCTTTCCCAAATATGCTTGGGTTTTCCAAAGAGTCATCATATTCACATAAAATTGCTAATTGTAGCcacaaattcttttttatttatgtaaatcaCATTACTTTTCCTTGAGATGTTTTTATCTTCTctcctttcttatttttaaatatacatttattttctttataaatgcACAATTTACATTTGACtcaattttaatgtaaatagtgcatttagaaagaaaaaaaaaatctctattgtttaattttcaacAAGATTAATAGCTAGTTTACCAATATTACATTGATATGATTTGTGCTAGTATGGATCCTTTGAGTAaagttttaaattcaaatttcgtgaaataaaaaaatgttattaaggAAAAATTAAAGGCAGCTAACCagtttttcaattgaaattagtCAATGGTGGAGTAGATGAtacttttctaaattttaaatgaaattttaaagtatattcaatgcatttaaaatttattttaccttctaaaatattaaattaataaaaaaatattcaaaattaccTATCGAGGATATTGAGagttatagaaaaatataaaatatttttgggagacacttttataatttataaaatattattgggagacacttttataattttatactattatcaCTTATGATTATGTTTGAGAAGATATTTCaattagtttttaactttttttattaactgaaaAACTCATCTGTTTATTTggtaaataaacttttttttaataacttctagcattttttgaaacattatttaaagtaacgttttttaaaacacatgcttttatcttctagttttttatatttttatctttaatatatttatcaaattttttgcttaccctttttaaataaattatgatttcattatttttttaatcattttatacttttcagcTATTTCAACTATTGATTTTACCAAATATGTTAACTTTTCAGCTTTTAACTATTTTTGTCGATATAATCtacattaaagaaaattataatataatttgtattcATTTATTAGAAGAATACATATTTAACACAAGAGAATAAGAATCCACTTAAGATTGACTTGGCGGTGGAGGATTTGGATATATAACTTGGTGTCTTAagttttaatctcattttttgctattataaaaagaaaagaaaaaacataaagagagaataaaagaataattcaagCATCTTAAAAGAGAGGAGTGTAGTTTATTTTGTTTCCATTGTAGGcacaattttttgttgttgagctTCTAGATCTGAGCAATTGAAAGATATAATATGTAAATTGTTAAGcaaaacttatcatatatagaGAAAATATTCAGCAAGAATTAGTGCCAACAAAGAATAAACGTGCATGTGATGTCGAGAAGATTCACATGGAGAACTAGTAGAAATATTGTATCACGACCATTTAACTTGCTTGGGTTCAGTAGTAGGAGATGGAAAAAAGAATGTGCAGTAAACAAATAAAGTGAAAAAGGTTTTATTATAGatgagatgaaaaaaaagatGTAAATATAGATGAATATATTCTCTTCTAAAGTTATTTGCATTTTAAATATTCTTCCTTCCACCAACTTTAGTACAAATGACTGAAGGCACAACGTAATTGATGAGTGGATGATATATAATTGGATAAtaataacaagaaaataaattatagggaTTAGAGAAAAGAAGATGAAAAGTATAAATGTAATCATCACCACATTATTCTAATTCATAGTTCTTGTTATAATTAAGTAGCAAGTGCGTCGGCAATCATCATATGCCTTCAAAAGCATAAACGTTTGGCCAAGCTTGTTTTGGGGACTGAAGAGCGAAGTAGAGGTATCTACTGCTTCTTTTATGAAATCTTtccttattatttatataaaacatattAAGACATAAACATCAATcctaaaatatttgtaaaaaatgTGGGAGAGTATTGTTCTGTCAAATTATACATTACACACTTTATacatatacttttaaaaaaatgattcgcAGATTGATATATCCTTTTAACTCGCGGGTTAACTGATTTATTCCAAGATTTAAATGTATTAAACCAAAGAAACTTACGTTTAAACAGTATTAAGTTTTTCTTGATCCTAATCTATACGAATGAAGGGTTACATACTTACATATGCCCagttttaatttagaaattagaAATACTTAACATACATTTGTTCCTTCTTTCATCCCACTTTCACCTCATTTCTCTTTCTCGATCTCACTCTccatatcatttatttataacatctatcattttatttctttatttttttttcctctttatcttctttttatttcctCTCATATACATCCGAAAAATGGAGTGTATGTTTGTTATTATCTTTAGATATAGTATAATGAAAGTCAAAGGTTTTAGACTCCAAACACATTTGCCTGTGACTTGTGTAATTAAGGTCGTAACGTGGCTGCTCGAGCACATGATCATGTGATTTCTCTTAGTAAgagatttgaaataattaacgTGCTCTAACATCTTATCAATTTTTCCACTTTAAAGTAAACACACAATTCATGAAGGTGGAGATCCCGGccagaagaaaaataaagcCCGTTCCATCATATTAAATCCGAATTTTAGTATGTACTGACAAAAAACAGTGATGATGGTAAGTACATCACCGAACCATCTAATTAATCTAATACTAATAAAAGAAAGGACAAAACTTATATATTACTTAAGtgtttttgatgttgttttCTAATCAAAATTTAAGTCTCATTTTTGT
This region includes:
- the LOC114379420 gene encoding glutathione S-transferase U17-like codes for the protein MAQRDLRLLGAWFSPFVLRVQIALNLKGLDYEVVEETLNPKSELLLKSNPVHKKIPVFFHGDKVICESAIIVEYIDEVWSNNALSILPQNAYDRANARFWVSYIDDKWVTSLKSVLLAGDDDEAKKSHFVEMEEALERMEEVFNKCSEGKTYFGGDTIGIVDIVFGSLWSWMRVIEEMNGRKVFDEAKNPSLAKWAETFSADAAVKGVLPETHKLVEYAESLKKRWAAAAAK